The genomic stretch TAAATTAAAAACATATTGCTCATTTTCTAAATCATTTGTAATAACCAAATCATCGTTCATAAAAGAAACTCTATATTTTGCAATAGAATTTCCAAAAATTAAGGACAAAAAATCACCTTCTCCAAGCACAACATTCCAAAAATTTTCTTTATCAAATAAAACCTCATGAACCTCTGGTACTCTTTTTCCAACATAATTTGCCTTAAAAATTCTTCCTAAAATTTGTTTAAAACCACTAATATTTGTAACTACAAACACTAGAAATACAATCCCAACCACTCCCACTAATATCTTAATTATCTTAGAAAAACCTATATTAGTTATATCAAAATATTTATTTCCAAGCTTACTCTCACTTACAAAAGTTACACTACCATTTTGATCATCAGACTTAATACCAATATAATTACTATTAAGTCTTCTCTTATATTCTTTAAAGAGAGATGAAACATACCAAACATCAACTCCCAAATATTCACTATAAGTCCTTAAAAAACCCACAGCCAAAACTTCATTTGGAAATGATTCAATATTAGAATCTTCAAGTGCTCTAAGATATTTAATAGAAATCCTAATATCATCAGCTATCATCTCCAAAGTAAAGCCCTTATCAATCCGAGTTTTTTTTAAAAAATCTCCAAATCTAATGAAATCGCTTCTGTCCATATATTAACACCTCAGGTCTTTTTAACATCATATAAAAAATTATCCACCTTATTTGCATTCTTAGGCAGATCATATTTAAATTTACTATCAGAAATTCCAACATTAAACTTGACAGACAAAAGATCAATCACTATTTCTCTACCACCACCTGTAGGATAAGCAATAACTCTTCTAATTGCACCACTTGGTGTAAAGGCAATCATAAAAGAATCAATTGTGGCAGCACCTTTATAAAGCCGTCTTGAAAAAGTCAGTTTCATAAAATTTTCAGCCCCTCCCCTTCCCCCAGATTCATCAAGAGGTTCTAAATTGGGAGAATTAGTATAAGATACACTATACTCAGTACTCAAAATATTCATAAAACCACTTCCCGATTTTCCCATAGTTAACTGTTGTCTAAAAGAAGTACCAAGAGACGGAACATAAATGGTCAAAAATTCTCCATCACTCACAAAGACCTGATTATTTGAATCTAAATTAATAATAAATTTATCGGGAGATTTATATAACAAAGTTCCTGTCTGTTTAAGACCTTTTATATTAAGACTAATCTTAGCCTGCATATCATTTACATTTTGATATTTTGAATGAACCTCCTCAAAATATTGATTGGCAGATATTTGGGCAAAAAGCAAATAAGGAGATATAATTAATATTATCTTTTTTATTTTGTTCATTATAAAACTCATACACTAATTAAGCTACATTTAATAACAAATACAACTCTAAATACCAATAGTACAACTTGTCATAATAAGCTATTATTTATAATATACCATTTTGTAAACTAATAATAAACATATTTAGCAAAAGATCAAAGGAGATAAAATGTCATTAAACTATCACGAAATAAACATTTTGCTTGAAGAATTGCCATTAATAAATTCATTTTTAAAAAAAATAAAACAACCTAATTACAAAAACTTGGTTATAGAATTTTACAATAAATCAACAGATGAAAAAAATTTTAATGTATTAATATCTCTAGATTCACAAAAAACAAGAATTCACAAAACAAATAAAAAATTTGAAAATATCAAACCTCCTCTAAGATTTTTTGAATTTTTAAAATCAAAAGTCACAAATGGCAAAGTATGCGAAGCACATCAAATAAAAAATGAAAGAATAATTTTAATAAAAATAAATAAAAACCAAAATTATTATTGTATTTTCATAAAATTATGGGCATCTTCTCCTAATATAATTGTCACAGACACAAATTTTAAAATTCTTGATGCATACTACAGAAGACCAAAATCAAAAGAAATAACAGGTGAAATATTTACAAAAGCCAAAAAAATTATTGAAAATAACGATATAACTGAGAAAAAAGAAGTCAAACTCAAAAATGAATATGACAATAAATTACCATACTCAACATTCATTGAAAATTACTATGACAACTTAAAAATAAAAGAAACTAAAACACATAATACAGAAATGTTTAATAAAACATATGAACAAGAAAAAATCAACTTAGAAAGAAAAATATACTCTCTAAACAAGCAATTAATTTCAATGGACATAATAGAAACTCATAAAGAAAAAGGTGAAATGATTTTATCAAATATAAACAAAATTAAAAAAGGAATGAGTGAAATTACTTTACAAAACAACAATGGAGAAGAAATTAAAATAACATTAGAAAAAAAATTATCTCCTCAAGATAATGCTTTAAAATATTTTAAAACATACAAAAAAAACAAAAATTTTCTTAAGATTGTACAAGAACAATTAAAAAATGCAAAAACACAATATAACACATTAATATCAAACACAACTTATACAAAAGAAAAAAACCATACAACTCTGACTGATGAAAAAACAACAAAACAAAAAATCATTAAAAAAACATCTATTGGGCTCCATTTTATATCTCATGGATTTGAAATTATTGTGGGAAGAAATGCAAAAGAAAATGACGAACTATTAAGAAGTTGGGCAAAAGGAAATGATTATTGGTTACATACAAGAGATTATCCTGGTGCTTATGTATTTATTAGAAATAAAAAAAACAAAACACCTCCTCTTGAAGTTTTAATAGATGCTGGTAATTTATGTGTATTTTATACAAAGCCAGCAAAACAAGCGGGAAAAGCTGACCTTTACTATACCAATGTCAAATATTTAAGAAAAATTAAAGGAGAAAAAAAAGGACTTGTAATACCTCACAGAGAAAAAAATTTAGACATCAAATTAGATCTCAAAATATTAAACAAACTTAAAAACAAAAATTAAGTTTATAATATATCCTAACTTAAATCTAAAAATTAAATGACAAGTTCTTTCAAAAATATTGTTATTGGGGATTAAAAAGCATAAAATTTAAATACTGTAGGAGAAAAATAAATATGATACAAAAATTAACAAAAATAGTAGCAACAATATCAGATCTAAGATGCGATCCAGAACATATAAAAGAATTATATGAAGCAGGTGTAAATGTAATACGACTAAACACTGCTCATCAATCACATGCCGATGCAATAAAAGTCATAAATAACGTTAGACAAGTTTCAAATAAAATAGCATTAATGATTGATACAAAAGGACCAGAAGTTAGAACAGCTAATATTGAAAAGCCTATTACTGTTCAAATAGGAGACAAAGTAATAATCTCTACAACACCTATAAATGATTCTAATGCATTTCAAACTAACTATGATGGATTTGTTAATGAAGTTCCAAATGGAGCAAAAATTCTAATTGATGATGGTGAACTTGAAATGATTGTCATCGAAAAATCTGCAGATAAGTTAATTTGCCAAATTAAAAATGATGGACAAATTAAAAACAAAAAATCAATAAATACACCGGGAATTTCACTAAAATTACAATCCGTTACTGATAAAGACAAAGGCTTTATTGAACTTGCAGCAAAACAAAATATTGATTTTATTGCACATTCTTTTGTAAGGCATGCACAAGATATTCAAGACGTCAAAGATATATTAAACGCCGCAGGAAATCCAGACGTAAAAATTATTTCCAAAGTC from Borrelia duttonii Ly encodes the following:
- a CDS encoding helix-turn-helix domain-containing protein codes for the protein MDRSDFIRFGDFLKKTRIDKGFTLEMIADDIRISIKYLRALEDSNIESFPNEVLAVGFLRTYSEYLGVDVWYVSSLFKEYKRRLNSNYIGIKSDDQNGSVTFVSESKLGNKYFDITNIGFSKIIKILVGVVGIVFLVFVVTNISGFKQILGRIFKANYVGKRVPEVHEVLFDKENFWNVVLGEGDFLSLIFGNSIAKYRVSFMNDDLVITNDLENEQYVFNLGKFREVDLNGNIRVKIVYDNYSQDKVRKAHVSLESFMLNVEYVFETNLSNRFNVVNWGFEVNGPKNRVISEYPTVYSSTNISDINLSINFLNDTFLRYVDENNLYGKSLLLLKGSDPLNLNFKKSLILFFTRLSDVNIVLQGKDVTSVLKSYGSEMIAIQFFWLKTPGGFDLKVSEVY
- a CDS encoding NFACT RNA binding domain-containing protein; amino-acid sequence: MSLNYHEINILLEELPLINSFLKKIKQPNYKNLVIEFYNKSTDEKNFNVLISLDSQKTRIHKTNKKFENIKPPLRFFEFLKSKVTNGKVCEAHQIKNERIILIKINKNQNYYCIFIKLWASSPNIIVTDTNFKILDAYYRRPKSKEITGEIFTKAKKIIENNDITEKKEVKLKNEYDNKLPYSTFIENYYDNLKIKETKTHNTEMFNKTYEQEKINLERKIYSLNKQLISMDIIETHKEKGEMILSNINKIKKGMSEITLQNNNGEEIKITLEKKLSPQDNALKYFKTYKKNKNFLKIVQEQLKNAKTQYNTLISNTTYTKEKNHTTLTDEKTTKQKIIKKTSIGLHFISHGFEIIVGRNAKENDELLRSWAKGNDYWLHTRDYPGAYVFIRNKKNKTPPLEVLIDAGNLCVFYTKPAKQAGKADLYYTNVKYLRKIKGEKKGLVIPHREKNLDIKLDLKILNKLKNKN
- a CDS encoding LolA family protein yields the protein MSFIMNKIKKIILIISPYLLFAQISANQYFEEVHSKYQNVNDMQAKISLNIKGLKQTGTLLYKSPDKFIINLDSNNQVFVSDGEFLTIYVPSLGTSFRQQLTMGKSGSGFMNILSTEYSVSYTNSPNLEPLDESGGRGGAENFMKLTFSRRLYKGAATIDSFMIAFTPSGAIRRVIAYPTGGGREIVIDLLSVKFNVGISDSKFKYDLPKNANKVDNFLYDVKKT